From one Kwoniella dejecticola CBS 10117 chromosome 2, complete sequence genomic stretch:
- a CDS encoding carbamoyl-phosphate synthase, small subunit gives MSIARSMNAIRASTSALKSSSSSSLSLPKRTLATPVNTNLYTPVLPAKIPAALHLKSGQSYYGQNFGSETSKFGETVFSTSITSYTDSMTDPSYLGQILVFTSPMIGNYGVPSNSSAPGYPGIPFLESEKIQCTGVVVSDVALKYSHYQAVESLHEWCHRHDVPGITGVDTRAITTLLRDQGTTLGRLAVGDEASKPAPSDGEYWDPSVENLVAQASTKQPYTINAEGKGPKIALLDFGTKANILRSLVKRGAQVTVLPWDYDFNSIRDQFDGLFLSNGPGDPKQIMETAYRVRTTIDEWDKPIFGICMGHQVLGLAAGLEAYRMTFGNRGHNQPVLALASSGSISAGRVYVTSQNHQYALKLTEDFPEGWAPFFINCNDSSVEGIISTPESGKRVWGVQFHPESAGGPLDTIEMFTDFVNECQFGRAGGSNMIADEVKIGGGDAKAAAEISASI, from the exons ATGTCGATTGCGCGATCAATGAATGCGATTCGAGCATCAACCTCCGCTCTCaagagctcaagctcaagctcgcTCTCGCTGCCTAAACGAACATTGGCTACGCCAGTCAACACCAATTTGTACACACCCGTCTTACCTGCCAAGATCCCTGCTGCGCTTCACTTGAAGTCGGGTCAAAGTTATTATGGACAGAACTTCGGTAGTGAGACTTCGAAATTTGGAGAGACTGTTTTCAGTACCAGTATCACCTCTT ACACCGACTCAATGACTGATCCCTCCTACCTCGGTCAAATCCTCGTATTCACCTCACCAATGATCGGGAACTACGGAGTCCCCTCCAACTCATCAGCACCAGGATACCCAGGCATCCCATTCCTCGAATCCGAAAAAATCCAATGTACCGGTGTTGTCGTCTCTGACGTCGCCCTCAAATACTCGCACTATCAAGCCGTCGAATCATTGCACGAATGGTGTCATCGACACGATGTTCCAGGTATCACCGGCGTCGATACTCGGGCAATCACCACTCtccttcgagatcaaggtACCACCCTTGGTCGACTGGCCGTCGGTGACGAAGCTTCTAAGCCTGCTCCCTCCGACGGGGAATACTGGGATCCATCCGTTGAGAACTTGGTCGCTCAAGCATCAACCAAGCAGCCATACACTATCAACGCTGAGGGCAAGGGACCGAAAATTGCTTTGTTGGATTTCGGAACCAAGGCGAACATTCTCCGAAGTTTAGTCAAACGAGGAGCGCAGGTGACTGTCCTTCCGTGGGATTACGATTTCAACTCGATCAGAGATCAATTCGACGGATTGTTCCTCTCGAACGGCCCCGGAGACCCCAAGCAGATTATGGAGACTGCTTATCGAGTCCGAACGACCATTGATGAGTGGGATAAACCGATCTTCGGGATCTGTATGGGACACCAAGTCTTGGGATTGGCAGCTGGATTAGAGGCGTACAGGATGACTTTCGGAAATAGAGGTCATAATCAGCCGGTACTTGCGCTTGCTAGTTCAGGATCTATCAGTGCTGGTCGAGTCTATGTCact TCGCAAAACCATCAATACGCCTTGAAGTTGACTGAAGATTTCCCTGAAGGATGGGCACCGTTCTTCATCAACTGTAATGATTCTTCGGTCGAGGGAATCATCTCTACGCCAGAAAGCGGAAAACGAGTCTGGGGTGTACAGTTCCACCCTGAATCTGCTGGTGGACCGTTGGATActatcgag ATGTTCACTGATTTCGTGAATGAATGCCAATTCGGTCGAGCTGGAGGATCTAACATGATTGCGGATGAAGTCAAGATTGGAGGTGGCGATGCTAAAGCAGCTGCTGAGATCAGTGCTTCTATCTAA